The following DNA comes from Bacillota bacterium.
TCCTCCTTAATATTGTCTCGACCATATTTATTATACCGAAAGACAGTGTTGTCTGTCAATGCAGTCGGTCTCCTTGGTCCCATGAACTCTCAGGCATAAAAATAATCTCTCCGGGTTTGACCAGCCCTAACTCCTGTCGAGCAACTTTCTCAATGTAAAAGTCACTTTTTAGATACTCGATCTCGGCTGTAAGCTCTTGTGAGTGCTGCTCAGCTGCAACTATTCCTTGTTCTACCTGTGACAGCTCTCGTCTTAGTTCCAACATTAATTTAAATTGGCCCCAGGAAAAGTAGCCAAAATAAAGTAGCAGCCCTACCAGGAGCAGTGCACACCAATTTCTCCCCCCTCTACGCCGTCGCTGCCAGACAGTTCGCCGTTTTATTGTTCTCTCCGGCCTGTTCTCCAGTGCAATGGCCATTCCCTGTCACCTGCCTGTACATTCACTGACCCAGCGGAAACCATGCATCCTCTGGTAAAGTACATTCGGCAATAGAGGGGGTTTTTCCTCTTTATGGCCTTTTTTTTCTTCTAAGTAAGGCTAGTTTGCGCTTTATCAGCCGTTTGATCGCCCGCCCAATTTGTTTTCCCTTTCTACCCCCTGCTGCCCCTTGTTTCAGCACGAACTTCAGCGGTAGCCAAACCGGGAGGCCAAGCCACACCGCCACTCGGACCAAACTGCGCACCAACACCAGCAAACCGCGTCGGAGCGGTCGCTGTATATGTTTGCTGATTAGTTCCTGATAGAGGATAAAACCTAAAGCTGAGCTCAGCAAGTACCAACCGCGCACTTCCCCATAGGTCACCGCTAATAACACCGCCGCCACCACGGCAGTTGCCAGAAGCCAAAAGAGAAGATCGCCCAGCGAGGTAGCCAGGCGCCCCGAATGTAAGATAACGCGACAGACACGCCAAAGATCAAATACCAACCCCAATCCAATACCGCATAAGAGAGTCCACCCCACCACCGTTAATTGCAATTCCAGCACAGTCGCCTCTCTCCCTTACTTCAGGAGACGTGCCAACAAACCTTTGCCCCGCAGTTGTGCCCGGTCCGGGCTGTATTCAAGGATCGTGATTTCTCCTTCCATTTCCAGTTTTTCCTCTTCCACATTGAGCTGGTTGATATGAAGTCCGCTGCCCCGTATCGATAGCAGTCCGAGGGTGGTCTCTAGCACTACGCTTTTGTCATCAAAGCTTTCCACTTGCCGAACACCGCTCACTTCCAATGACTCACGATTCTTCAGCACTACCGTATGGCCATCCGGTACCGGTGTTATCATCCCTCTCCCCCCTCGGCCCTGACCGCGATGTCTTTATTTCATCTTATTCCCTGTTACGATCCAGCATGACAAAATTAAAGGTCAGGCAATCATTGTGCCTGACCGGAGCCATGCCCGCGGTTAGCTATATAATTTTTCCACTTTTACCCCTTTGAAGAAATGGCGCACGATCTCCTCCGGCTTTTTCCCCTCCTTGGCCAATGTATAAGCTCCCCACTGACACATGCCCACACCGTGCCCATAACCTCGACCATGAAAAACAACTTGGTCATCCTTAACCCGAATATTGTCAATGAGAATGGATTTTAAACGGGTACTGCCCAGGGCCACTCTCAAGTCTGCACCGTCTGCGTTAGTTCCAAAGACATTGATCTGTACCGCTCGGCCGGTGGGACCGCGTTTGGCTACGCTCACTGTACTCCCATTGCCAGGCTGTAGACCCATTTTGCTCAGGGCCGCTTCCAGCTCACTGCGCGAAAACGTGGCTGTCCAGACTTTGTCTTCTGGCGGTGCGCTCTTGGCTCCGGGATTGCTCACGCTCTTAATGTAGGCCGGCTCAGGCTCCTTGAAGCTGAGCCCTTCTTTGGCCAAAGCTGTGCGCGTCCCGGCATAAGCGGAAAACCAGGCCTTGATCAAGTCACCCTTATAAGTCAGCACCTTACCCCGCGTGGTCTGTACTGCTTTGCGGACGTTATCGTTTAGGCGGGACGGATCATAAGCTTGAAACTCTTCCACTTTGGTGGAGACATCAGTACCGTGCAGTGATCTGGTACCACCTTTGGTCTCCAAAGCCTCTAAGGTGAAGGTTCGGGCCAAGATGGCCTGGGCCGCCAGCGCTTCCACCGGCCAGGAGGGATCCATTTCAGCCGCCACCACACCGGCAACATAATCCTCCAGCTTGATTTCCTTCTTTTGCCCACTCTTATTATCAAACAAGGTTAAGGTCGGCTCTCGACCGGACCGGGCCGTTGCCACCGGCCCAGTCTGCTGCGGCGTAGCTTGGGGCCGCGGCGCTTTTTGCGGTTTTTGCAGACAGCCGGTAGCTACCGCCAGAAGTAACAACACTAAGGCTAAGTTTCTTGGTCGTAACAAGCAAAAAACCTCCTTGCTAAGTGCTTAGCCTTAGTATAAACATAAGCTCAGCGGTCTAACCTGTCTGGAGCATCGGTCTCGGCTACCCGTTCATCTTTAATTACCCGATAAAGGTTGGCTGCCTCGGCGGCAGGAACATTTTCTTTAATAGCCAGCACCTCCACGAGAAGGCGTCGCCTACCCAGTCCCAGCTCCAACATATCGCCGACTAGGACTTCGCTGGCGGGCTTGGCGACATTATTGTTAATTAAGATCCGCCCCCGCTGGGCCGCTTCTTTGGCCAAAGTGCGGCGCTTGATCAATCGCGACACTTTCAGAAACTTATCTAAGCGCATCCTCCGTTCCCCCTTAGCGCATCTTCCTCTGGTGTCTAGAAGCAAAAAGTCAGGTTTCACCGGGAAACCTGACTTCCGCTCATCTACTTGTAGCCTCCAGGACTGCCTGTCCGTTACTTGTCCACGGCCTGGCGCAGAGCCTTACCTGCTTTGAAGGCCGGGAGTTTGGCCGCTGCAATGTCTATAACTTCTCCTGTCTGCGGATTACGGCCCTTGCGGGCAGCCCGATCGCGAACTTCAAACGTGCCAAAACCTACAACTTGTACTCTCTCCCCGTCGGCCAAAGTCTCGGTAACCACTTCAAAAAGTGCGTTTACTGCCTTATCGGCATCTTTCTTGGTTAACCCTGTTTTTTCTGCCACAGCACTGACCAACTCGGTCTTGTTCAATTACTTTCCCTCCTCAATTATTTCCAGCCCGCCACTTTGTTTTCTTATTCTCCAAGAAAAGCCAATTTCCTGCTTGAAAACGGGAATTAGGTAATTTTTTCTTGTTTCTTGGCTTGTTCCCATAGGGTATCCATATCCTGGAGCGATAATTCTGCCAGCGACAATCCCTGGCGTGCTGCCTGCTGTTCGATATGGTGAAATCGGCGCTCAAATTTGGCTGTGGTGGCGGCCAGTGCCAGCTCCGGTTCCACTTGCAGAAAGCGAGCCACATTGACCACCGCAAACAGTAAATCCCCGAGCTCTTCGGTTACAGCCCGTGCATCGCCTTCGGTGGCAGCGGTTTTAAGTTCCGCTGCTTCCTCCATCACTTTCTCCCAAGCACCGTTGACACTAGGCCAATCAAAGCCCACCCGGGCTGCCCGTCCCTGGATCTTATAGGCCCGCAGCAGTGCCGGCAGTCCCTGGGGTATTCCAGCCAACACCCCGTCATTCTGGCCGCAGAGCTCTTTTTCCTGCTGCTTAATAGCTGCCCAGTTCACTAATACCTCTTTGCTGTCTTTAACCTTAGTTTGGCCAAAAACATGCGGATGTCGACGAATCATCTTGGCCACTATGCCTTGAATCACGTCGTTCAGGTCAAAAAACCCCGCTTCCTCAGCGATACGGGCATGAAAGACCACCTGTAACAGTAAGTCTCCCAACTCTTCCACCAGTTTATTCATATCATTCTCATCGATGGCCTCGATAACCTCATAGCATTCTTCAATCAGGTAGCGGCGCAAGGAGGCATGAGTCTGCTCCCGATCCCAGGGGCATCCCGCCGATCCGCGCAAGGTGGCCATCACCTCTAGCAACGGGTCCAGTGGCACTTGCGGGCGCTGCCATTTTTCATCATTTTTAGACACCTCGTTACCTCCTCCTAGGATCCAAGCGGCGGGACAGCTTGTGCCCAAAAGCACTGAGCAAGGCCAAATCGTTGGCCTGCACCGCCCGAACCACAAATAACAATAGGCCATAACTTACAATGCCAATTCCTATAGCCACCAGTGTGGCCAAGTGGCTCCCCAATCCCGGCGTCACAAGCCGGTAACTCAGTATTACTATGGCTCCCATACCGCCGGTGGCCACCAGCGGCTTCAAGACAAATTCCTTAGCATCCCACGGTAAGCCCACCAGCCGGTCAATAAAGCGCGCGTTGAGGAAAGCGGCGGTGGCAAAGGTGGCCACGGTGGCCCAAGCGGCACCTTTGATCCCCAAGGCCGGTATGCCGGTGAGAATGTAGGTTAGCACAACTTTGACCACCGCGCCTGCAGCCAAACTCCACACGGGCAGGTCCGTGCGCCCCAAACCCTGCAAGATACCGGCGCTAGTCTGATTCAGTCCCAGAAACAGACAGCTAGCGGACAGAGCCGCTAAAGTTGGGCCGGCCGCGGGGAGATCGTATAACAGATCCATAACGGGTTCAGCCAGCAAGTACAGCCCCGCTACCGCGGGAAGCTCCAGCAAAACAGTAAGGCGCAGCGCAGCCCCTATGTACTTCTTTAGCTGCGAGCGGTTCGGCGTGGCTTGGACGGCTGATACTGCCGGTACCAAGCTTACAGCCAGCGCCCCGGTGACAATTACCGGTAGATTAACCAAAGTAAAGGCCATCTGAGTGAGTTCGCCAAACAAGGACGTGGCTTCGGCTACAGTATAGCCGGCGGCTTCTAATCTCACCGGTACCAGGAGCACGTCCAAGTTCTGCATGATCGGCATCACCAAGCTGGATAGAGTCACTGGAATAGCCAAGGCTAAGATTCGTTTCAGCACTTGTGGCCAGTCATGAGGCCAGGGAATAGCTGCCAAAACGCTGGAAAAAGAGGTGCGTTTATACCACCACAACATGACCCCGGCAGCGGCAGCCCCGGTAACGGCTCCAAAGGCTGCTCCGGCAG
Coding sequences within:
- the mazG gene encoding nucleoside triphosphate pyrophosphohydrolase, translated to MAYCYLWFGRCRPTIWPCSVLLGTSCPAAWILGGGNEVSKNDEKWQRPQVPLDPLLEVMATLRGSAGCPWDREQTHASLRRYLIEECYEVIEAIDENDMNKLVEELGDLLLQVVFHARIAEEAGFFDLNDVIQGIVAKMIRRHPHVFGQTKVKDSKEVLVNWAAIKQQEKELCGQNDGVLAGIPQGLPALLRAYKIQGRAARVGFDWPSVNGAWEKVMEEAAELKTAATEGDARAVTEELGDLLFAVVNVARFLQVEPELALAATTAKFERRFHHIEQQAARQGLSLAELSLQDMDTLWEQAKKQEKIT
- a CDS encoding polysaccharide biosynthesis protein — translated: MSRGQSFLGGAALLAAAGILSKVLGAAFRIPLARLIGPEGMGLYGMAYPLYAMILALSTAGIPVAISKLVAEKLAENKPEQAGAVFRVASRSLVISGLLFTVLTVVMARVFVVAGLLRDPRAFWPLIATAPAVLLVALNSALRGYFQGFQDMRPTAVSQVVEQLLRAVTALGLGYLLLPYGLEFAAAGAAFGAVTGAAAAGVMLWWYKRTSFSSVLAAIPWPHDWPQVLKRILALAIPVTLSSLVMPIMQNLDVLLVPVRLEAAGYTVAEATSLFGELTQMAFTLVNLPVIVTGALAVSLVPAVSAVQATPNRSQLKKYIGAALRLTVLLELPAVAGLYLLAEPVMDLLYDLPAAGPTLAALSASCLFLGLNQTSAGILQGLGRTDLPVWSLAAGAVVKVVLTYILTGIPALGIKGAAWATVATFATAAFLNARFIDRLVGLPWDAKEFVLKPLVATGGMGAIVILSYRLVTPGLGSHLATLVAIGIGIVSYGLLLFVVRAVQANDLALLSAFGHKLSRRLDPRRR
- a CDS encoding RNA-binding S4 domain-containing protein — protein: MRLDKFLKVSRLIKRRTLAKEAAQRGRILINNNVAKPASEVLVGDMLELGLGRRRLLVEVLAIKENVPAAEAANLYRVIKDERVAETDAPDRLDR
- a CDS encoding septum formation initiator family protein, with product MAIALENRPERTIKRRTVWQRRRRGGRNWCALLLVGLLLYFGYFSWGQFKLMLELRRELSQVEQGIVAAEQHSQELTAEIEYLKSDFYIEKVARQELGLVKPGEIIFMPESSWDQGDRLH
- a CDS encoding HU family DNA-binding protein, producing MNKTELVSAVAEKTGLTKKDADKAVNALFEVVTETLADGERVQVVGFGTFEVRDRAARKGRNPQTGEVIDIAAAKLPAFKAGKALRQAVDK
- the yabP gene encoding sporulation protein YabP, whose product is MITPVPDGHTVVLKNRESLEVSGVRQVESFDDKSVVLETTLGLLSIRGSGLHINQLNVEEEKLEMEGEITILEYSPDRAQLRGKGLLARLLK
- a CDS encoding SpoIID/LytB domain-containing protein, encoding MLRPRNLALVLLLLAVATGCLQKPQKAPRPQATPQQTGPVATARSGREPTLTLFDNKSGQKKEIKLEDYVAGVVAAEMDPSWPVEALAAQAILARTFTLEALETKGGTRSLHGTDVSTKVEEFQAYDPSRLNDNVRKAVQTTRGKVLTYKGDLIKAWFSAYAGTRTALAKEGLSFKEPEPAYIKSVSNPGAKSAPPEDKVWTATFSRSELEAALSKMGLQPGNGSTVSVAKRGPTGRAVQINVFGTNADGADLRVALGSTRLKSILIDNIRVKDDQVVFHGRGYGHGVGMCQWGAYTLAKEGKKPEEIVRHFFKGVKVEKLYS